The following proteins are encoded in a genomic region of Anabas testudineus chromosome 13, fAnaTes1.2, whole genome shotgun sequence:
- the LOC113170790 gene encoding olfactory receptor 2AT4-like, protein MPEENHSTVTEFVLTGFPGLHPQYQGLTSAVLFLVYLLTMIGNATILFLFATDRSLHKPMYYIILNLSVCDVLFSTTTLPKIISKYWFQSGTISFTACFVQMYFIHYLALVNSFILFLMALDRYLAICHPLRYSLVFKNSTVHILSITAWIVAKAIPLMMVIRAYPLPYCASNVINHCYCDHIGITSLACTDRAAYSIPAFVLAMIVLLGHLAFIVFSYSCIIIAVLKIANVQGRLKTLSTCSGQLIIISLYYFPRCFVYLASNIGITFSTDLRIVIIMLYSLVPPMINPLIYCLRTKDMRESLQKRFNRTIPQVSAISD, encoded by the coding sequence ATGCCAGAGGAAAATCATAGCACCGTGACTGAATTTGTCCTTactggattccctggacttcaTCCACAGTATCAAGGCCTTACATCAGCTGTGTTGTTCTTAGTTTATTTGTTAACTATGATAGGCAATGCCACaattctttttctgtttgcgACAGACCGCAGCCTTCACAAGCCGATGTATTATATCATCCTAAATCTGAGTGTATGTGACGTTCTCTTTAGCACTACCACTTTACCTAAAATCATCAGTAAGTATTGGTTTCAGTCAGGGACCATCTCATTCActgcttgttttgtccaaatGTACTTTATCCACTATCTTGCTTTAGTAAATTCCTTTATTCTCTTCTTAATGGCATTAGATAGGTATTTGGCTATCTGTCATCCTCTCAGATATTCACTTGTTTTCAAAAACTCAACTGTCCACATTCTCAGTATTACTGCATGGATTGTAGCCAAAGCAATTCCTTTAATGATGGTTATTAGGGCATACCCTCTTCCTTACTGTGCATCAAACGTAATCAACCACTGCTACTGTGATCATATTGGTATAACCAGCCTGGCATGTACTGATAGAGCTGCTTATAGTATTCCTGCTTTTGTGCTTGCAATGATTGTCCTTCTGGGACATCTGgcatttatagttttttcatataGCTGTATAATTATTGCTGTACTTAAGATAGCAAATGTCCAGGGTCGTCTAAAGACTCTGTCCACTTGTAGTGGTCAGTTGATAATAATCTCATTGTATTATTTCCCCAGATGTTTTGTATATTTAGCCAGCAATATTGGCATTACCTTTAGCACTGATTTGCGAATAGTAATTATCATGCTGTACAGCCTTGTCCCACCCATGATAAATCCACTTATATATTGCTTGAGAACTAAAGACATGAGAGAAAGCTTACAGAAACGATTTAACAGGACTATTCCACAAGTTTCAGCTATTAGCGACTGA
- the LOC113170799 gene encoding olfactory receptor 4D1-like, producing MSLQNASIKVSEFVITGFDTTKNPVLLGVFILIVYIVAVLASIVNIFVIIYKKKLHKPMYLLICNLAVVDILYTSSASPTMIGLLVTGVKTISYVPCLIQMFAFHLAEVMEAFALSVMAFDRLIAVSCPFQYHSYLTNMRTLVLTYVLWIVAFGVVAVFPATVIPLPRCYSVLKYNFCSYAAVIRTTCVDLNYYFDMIAILVFFLSFFTFGFICLSYCGIIYFVKLSSNIEKKKIGSTCISHLIVVTCYYLPLFIIIIFPRLGMVLTLEVRNGLNIGTILIPSVVNPFVYCLRTKEIKNEILNIFYKFRHLSRF from the coding sequence ATGTCGTTACAGAATGCTTCAATCAAAGTAAGTGAATTTGTCATAACCGGTTTTGACACAACCAAAAATCCTGTGCTACTTGGTGTGTTTATATTGATTGTCTATATTGTAGCTGTTCTAGCCAGTATAGTGAATATCTTTGTCATCATTTACAAGAAAAAATTACACAAACCCATGTATCTTCTGATTTGTAACCTTGCTGTTGTTGATATACTCTACACCTCCAGCGCTAGTCCTACAATGATTGGGCTTCTTGTTACTGGTGTTAAAACTATATCCTATGTCCCAtgtttaattcaaatgtttGCTTTCCATTTGGCAGAGGTTATGGAGGCATTTGCTTTATCAGTTATGGCATTTGATCGATTAATTGCTGTTAGTTGTCCTTTTCAGTACCACAGTTATTTAACAAACATGCGTACTCTTGTTCTTACATATGTTCTGTGGATTGTTGCCTTTGGTGTTGTGGCtgtttttcctgccactgtgaTTCCTCTCCCTCGCTGCTATTCTGTTCTGAAGTACAATTTCTGTAGCTATGCTGCTGTAATACGAACCACTTGTGTCGACCTAAATTACTATTTTGATATGATTGCAATCCtagtattttttctttcatttttcactttcgGTTTTATTTGCCTGTCCTATTGTGGGATCatatattttgtgaaattatCTTCAAAtattgagaaaaagaaaattggcAGCACTTGTATCAGCCACTTGATTGTGGTAACATGTTATTACCTTCCACTGTTTATCATCATTATCTTTCCAAGGTTAGGTATGGTATTAACTCTTGAGGTACGTAATGGCTTAAATATTGGGACCATCCTCATCCCGTCTGTTGTAAATCCTTTTGTGTATTGTCttagaacaaaagaaataaaaaatgaaatccttaatatattttataagttCAGACATCTCAGTAGATTCTAG